Proteins encoded together in one Labeo rohita strain BAU-BD-2019 chromosome 21, IGBB_LRoh.1.0, whole genome shotgun sequence window:
- the puraa gene encoding purine-rich element binding protein Aa codes for MADRDSGSEQGGAATGPGVGSMHPVTGGAGSASGLQHETQELASKRVDIQNKRFYLDVKQNAKGRFLKIAEVGAGGNKSRLTLSMSVAVEFRDYLGDFIEHYAQLGPSNPDIAQDEPRRALKSEFLVRENRKYYMDLKENQRGRFLRIRQTVNRGPGLGSTQGQTIALPAQGLIEFRDALAKLIDDYGVEDEPAELPEGTSLTVDNKRFFFDVGSNKYGVFMRVSEVKPTYRNSITVPYKVWSKFGSTFCKYADEMKKIQEKQREKRACELQQQQQEEMQGDDGDED; via the coding sequence ATGGCGGACAGAGACAGTGGAAGTGAGCAGGGAGGAGCAGCCACGGGCCCGGGCGTCGGTTCCATGCACCCAGTGACAGGAGGGGCGGGCTCGGCTTCCGGGCTGCAGCACGAGACGCAGGAGCTCGCCTCGAAGCGGGTTGACATCCAGAACAAACGCTTCTATCTAGACGTAAAGCAGAACGCGAAAGGCCGCTTCTTGAAGATAGCAGAAGTCGGGGCCGGGGGAAACAAGAGCCGCCTCACTCTCTCCATGTCTGTGGCGGTCGAGTTCCGCGACTACCTGGGGGACTTCATCGAGCACTATGCCCAGTTGGGGCCGAGCAATCCGGACATAGCGCAGGACGAGCCGCGGCGGGCGCTGAAGAGTGAGTTTCTGGTCCGGGAGAATCGGAAGTACTACATGGATCTGAAGGAGAACCAGAGGGGCCGCTTTCTGAGGATCCGGCAGACCGTCAACCGGGGGCCCGGCTTGGGATCCACGCAAGGCCAGACCATCGCTCTTCCAGCCCAGGGACTTATCGAGTTTCGCGACGCGCTCGCCAAGCTCATCGACGACTACGGAGTGGAGGACGAGCCGGCGGAACTGCCCGAGGGAACCTCGTTAACTGTGGACAACAAGCGCTTTTTCTTTGACGTGGGCTCCAATAAGTACGGGGTGTTCATGAGGGTAAGCGAGGTCAAGCCCACCTATCGCAACTCTATCACAGTGCCCTACAAAGTGTGGTCGAAATTCGGCAGCACTTTCTGTAAATACGCAGACGAAATGAAAAAGATTCAAGAGAAACAGCGGGAAAAAAGGGCATGCGAGCTTCAGCAGCAGCAACAAGAGGAGATGCAAGGAGACGACGGGGACGAGGATTGA